The genomic DNA TGTCACTGCACCGCGGCGATAAGATTTGTCGCACGTTCCTTCTGCTCTACGCGTCAGGTTTCATGTTCAACGTTTCAAGCTGTGCAGCGAGCTCAAACCTGATGCTCACAACATCTTAGGCAGGACACTTTGCAGCGGGTTGTGCCTTACCGGAGGTTGATGGCTGGAAAAACGATGTGGGGAAGAGCGGATACCGCGTTGGATACTCTTCAGAGAGGACCAGCTGTACGCCCAATCTGGTCTTGTGATTCATGACCAACGGACCTCGTAGATTCGCTGTAATCTGAGCTGGATCGTCGGAAGGAATGGTCAAGATGACGGCCAATGCCAAATCTTCGTTATTCATCTCGGCCAAGATATCGGCCGGCACACTGACATGATAGTCGGTATGAAATATGGCTGGATCAAGGATCACAAATGCAAGCCCAGGTTCATCGATCGACTGGAGCCATTTAAATGGAGCCTCCGTGTCATGATCGAGAATGACGTACCGTTGGGACTCCGGAAACCCCAACACGCCGGCAGGAAACCTGATGATGCTGTCGTCAGAGACGTCGAATGATCCGAACCGGGTCGATCTGCATTTCATCGCGACATCCTCATGAGGCCATTCCACGTTTCCTGGGAATCAGTCGACGAAATGCATCGAGGGGAACAGCCTGTATCTTGGCGGCCAATCGATTCTCTTCTTGGATTCGCGTATACACCTCTTCCCGATGGACGGCGACCGCCGGTGGAGCTTCTATCCCAAGACGAACTTGCCCGCTTTTCACACCGAGCACGACCACACGGATATCCTGGCCGATCGTGACACTTTCTCCACATCGACGGGTCAGTACCAGCATACCTGCCTTCCATAGCCATACGGTGCTGCATAGAACTATCGGTTACAATCCGCTAAACTTAAGAGGGTAAATATTTCAGAAGGGAGTTGTCGAAGATCCGAGACAGCGTCTGACCGGCCGCCTGAATGGCATAACTTTGCAACGTCAGATCGGAAATGGTCTTGGCCAAATCGATGTCTTGAAATGACGAGAGTGTGTTCGTGGCCGACGCTTTCGTATCATTTAACGCCGAAGTGGTGGATTCCAATCGGTTCGCCAAGGCACCGATGGTCCCCTGGCCGGTAGTGACCTGACTCAAGGCTCGGTCGAGCCCGCCCAAGCTCGCCGTAATCCCAGCCTTGAAATTTCCGCGCAGTGAGGCAACAAGTTGTTGCACTGTGTCAAAGAGATTGATATCGGAACCGCTAAACACTTGGTCTCCCGGGACATTGGTCGTGATGACTTCTCCGTCCGCTACTTCCACCTGATGACTACCGGAATCTCCAGCGTACTGAGTCTGACTGACAACATGAAACAGATCTCTGGCAGCCGGCGCCGACGAACCATTGGTGATTCGGACCTGGATTCCGTCAAACTCGATGGGAGCGCCAGACGTATACGTCTGGTTGGTGAGCACCGATTTCGGAGCGACAGCGACGGTAAATCGATCTCCCGCGGCCGGCCCGCTCCCCTGCCCGTTCGAGAGCACCACACGGAGACCGTCGAATTCGATGGCCCCTCCGGATACATAGGAGTTTCCGGTTGAGAGCGTCGCGCCAGTCGTCGTGTTCCGGACAGAGTACTGGGAGGTGGAAGTAAACTGTACCTCATAGGTATCAAGTGTCACCCGCTGAGGGTCTACGATTCCGGTATCGGTTGCACCAACCTTGCCTACATTGGCGGAATTCTGAGCGACCGCGACCGGCGCAGAGATGTTCAGGACATCAAAATTCCCTGCGCCCGTGAATCGGACCACATAGTTATCGAAGGACGTCTTGTTCGTATCCACAACCTGCCCTTGCGACACCAACGCACCACCGCTATTGGTAGATGCCACATCCGTTGCCACCGTCGCCGCAAAGGTCGCTCCACCGGAAGCGGCACTTCCCCCATTGAACCCAAGCAATGTGCGGGCCGATCCGCTGAGAACTTCGACTTTCGACGTCGAACCGTCGGAATTCGAGGCGATGGCCAATCGTCCATTCGCGTAGATGACGGAAACGCTCTTCCCTGCAGCACTCAGGGTAGAATCCGCATTAATACGGCTTTGCACCCTCGCGGCCAATTCCGACCCGTTTAACGTCTCAGTACCGCTGGTCAGATCAATCGCTCCCGATGTCACACCATCAATCTTCACCGTCAAAGAATCTCCAACAGCATTCGTCAGCGTAACCGGTGTCGAGAGCGCCAATCCAGCGGCAAACCCATGTCGGCTCGTCCCACCGAAGACCGGTTGATTATCGTCGAATGTGGTATTTCCCAACTGAAGCAGATGTTGCAGTAAGGCTTCGATTTCTTGCGCCCCATTGATTCGATCAGAGGCATTGTTCGTGTCGGAGGCATACTGAACGGCCAATTCCCTGATTCGCGAGAGCGTAGTCGTCGTGTTTTGAAGAGACGTATCGGCTAGATCAACACGCGTGGTGGCCGTTGCCACATTGCGAATGCGTTGTTCAAGCTTGGCCAACGTTGTCTGCTCTCCCAGAATCCGATTAAAACGACCCGGATCATCTGAAGGTTGCAGGACCTGCTTTCCGGTGGCCAGCTGCTCGTGCAGCTGGATTTCTTTCAAGCGGGCTCTCTGATAGTTGTTGACAAGAAACCCAAACACCTGCTGATCAGTGACGCGCATAAGAGCGCTCCTCTTCCTATTGTTTGAGCGAGATCAAGGTAGCCATCATCTCATCAGCAGCGGTAATCAAACGTGATGCGGCCTGGAATGCCCGCTGATACCTGAGCAAATTAACCAACTCTTCATCGAGCGACACACCGGAAACCTGAGATTGAAACGTTTGTAGTTGTTCGCTGCGAACGTTCTCGGCGTCGAAACGCTGACTCGCAACCTGAGAAGAGACGCCAAGATCGGTTGCCGTCTTTCGATACGCATCAAAAACCGTTGTGTTGCCGAGACCAGCAACGGCTTTGGATTGCAGAGCAACTAGCGCCAATCCGTTCTGATTATTCCCAGGAACCCCAGCGCGTGTCGACGACAGAGCCACCTTTGATGGATCGGATAGCTCCACAGAGAGATCACGAGCGGCGTTTTCCCGTGAGTTAAATGTCAGAATATCGTTTGCGGCCGGCGTGCCGGAAACAGTCACCGCGATGCCGTCGACTTGGAACGTTTGCGGCCCACTATAGGTTCCAGACGCCGCGGTGCTGGTACCGCCGGAGAGACCAAGATTCGCCCTCGCGGTCCCGCCTGTCACGTTCACGGAGCTGCTCCCGCCGATCGTGTTGGATTGTAGGACCAGTCTGTTCGTCGTGCTGTCAAAAGCCACTGTCACCTTTCGGCCGGCTGAGGCGAGTGTCGAATCCGTGTTGATTTTGCTCTCTAGTTCGGCTGCAAGTGCAGAGCCGGATGTATACGGCTGCCCCGGTGAGGCAGCACCGTTCAGCGTGATCGTACCTGAGGTGGTCCCATCGACGGACACAACCAGGGTATCATTGACACCCG from Nitrospira sp. includes the following:
- the csrA gene encoding carbon storage regulator CsrA — protein: MLVLTRRCGESVTIGQDIRVVVLGVKSGQVRLGIEAPPAVAVHREEVYTRIQEENRLAAKIQAVPLDAFRRLIPRKRGMAS
- a CDS encoding flagellar assembly protein FliW; protein product: MKCRSTRFGSFDVSDDSIIRFPAGVLGFPESQRYVILDHDTEAPFKWLQSIDEPGLAFVILDPAIFHTDYHVSVPADILAEMNNEDLALAVILTIPSDDPAQITANLRGPLVMNHKTRLGVQLVLSEEYPTRYPLFPTSFFQPSTSGKAQPAAKCPA